In one window of Henckelia pumila isolate YLH828 chromosome 1, ASM3356847v2, whole genome shotgun sequence DNA:
- the LOC140880083 gene encoding TNF receptor-associated factor homolog 1a-like produces MAGVATEEFGVGRSLEEAANGLQLCPSGEALVEWRSSEHFENGTPSTSPPYWDSDDDEGGPKPSGLYGKHTWKIDKFSQVNKRELRSNAFEVGGYKWYILIYPQGCDVCNHLSLFLCVANHDKLLPGWSHFAQFTIAVVNKDPKKSKYSDTLHRFWKKEHDWGWKKFMELSKVMDGFIDADTLVIKAQVQVIRERADRPFRCLDCQYRRELVRVYLTNVETICRRFVEECRAKLVNLIEDKARWSSFRAFWLGLDQRSRCCMSQEKTDTILKVIVKHFFIEKEVTSTLVMDSLYSGLKALKGQTKGKKIKGKYLEMEDSPVPFICIEKEMLALVDDVLPILERAAMEPLPSKDEKGPQNRTKDVAAGEEFNKDSIERDERRLTELGRRTIEIFVLAHIFSKIEVAYQEAVSLKRQEELIREEEAAWLADIEQKMKCGALDKEKKSKKKQGKQKRNTRKGKDKVRDDKPESNALEKAEEDDPTAEKEDILISEPAMILETLDAAEDVSDASDSADYVPELLPPDSTDREESSVNWEINISGVHPPSEGSSSEHSGLSRAQNGIEGSSLSMVDDSSSTCSTESVPCIVTSLPHYGNSRNNKIHKDSIGARNHRRKITPDTAHLVNEELSQPSERVLNGVQLDDASQSSKTFESNYKAPVRSLPDHVILTGRNVGKEEVNSNLGDKNSCSVEVDVDRTVYAVSPPRKPSISTPSIATSKLESKLQVTTNPVVAKKRSTESGKHVDRTSSISNSDESVTTSQSDTQKFATPKHAENPSGNQFSNVSEKAPMQHVRVATDKPSMSQVPVMSRPLSAPIFPAPRPAVPVVSAVQTTSTLARSVSATGRLGPEATASVTQSYVPQSYRNAIIGSQVTGNSSVYRQNHSVSSVTNAPLFLPHSSDIVDSNSIRPRFPFGTVNHHDRLQNRPPWMENPQLDNSRNLTGDHTPPLNEMPPYDLYGPVPRRSQDHPSELPASTSGRQNHVSVDEFPHIDIINELLDDEHGIGMGYQSFKHEPHSINRQFSFPSYHHGMSSSQVLSSGLCRFERTRSYLDDGFQQGYGSFTRNQYDPIQDIRLHTGPRPYLNGHIDGLTPNQWQISGEMPCSTISNGDIDGYPYQVLDFPNHAVGINGYSVFRPSNGL; encoded by the exons GTACATCTTGATTTACCCTCAAGGCTGTGATGTCTGCAATCACCTCTCTTTGTTTCTTTGTGTGGCCAATCATGACAAACTTCTTCCTG GTTGGAGCCACTTTGCACAATTCACTATTGCTGTGGTGAATAAGgatccaaaaaaatcaaaatattctg ATACATTGCATCGTTTCTGGAAGAAGGAGCATGACTGGGGATGGAAAAAGTTCATGGAGCTATCAAAGGTCATGGATGGGTTTATTGATGCTGACACTTTGGTAATTAAAGCTCAAGTCCAAGTCATAAG GGAGAGAGCAGACCGTCCATTCCGTTGCCTTGACTGTCAGTATAGGAGGGAACTTGTTCGTGTTTATTTGACAAACGTAGAGACTATCTGCAGGCGTTTTGTGGAAGAATGTCGGGCAAAGCTTGTGAATCTAATAGAGGATAAAGCTAGATGGTCTAG CTTCCGTGCTTTCTGGTTGGGTTTGGACCAAAGGTCCAGGTGCTGCATGTCTCAAGAAAAAACAGACACAATACTAAAAGTAATCGTGAAGCATTTCTTCATAGAAAAAGAAGTCACTTCCACCCTGGTCATGGATTCATTGTACAGTGGTCTGAAGGCTCTTAAAGGCCAGACTAAGGGGAAGAAAATCAAGGGAAAATATTTGGAAATGGAAGATTCACCAGTTCCTTTTATTTGCATTGAGAAAGAAATGCTTGCATTGGTGGATGATGTGTTGCCAATCCTGGAGAGGGCTGCCATGGAACCTTTGCCGTCAAAGGACGAGAAAGGTCCTCAAAATCGTACAAAG GATGTGGCTGCTGGAGAGGAGTTTAACAAAGATTCCATTGAACGTGATGAGAGACGATTGACTGAATTGGGACGTCGGACTATTGAGATATTTGTATTGGCGCATATTTTTAg TAAAATTGAAGTTGCATACCAGGAGGCAGTTTCTTTAAAGAGGCAAGAAGAGCTCATTCGTGAAGAGGAAGCAGCTTGGCTTGCTGATATTGAGCAGAAAATGAAATGTGGAGCACTGGATAAGGAAaagaaatctaaaaaaaaacag GGCAAACAGAAACGGAACACTCGCAAAGGGAAGGACAAGGTAAGAGACGACAAGCCTGAATCTAATGCCCTAGAGAAGGCCGAGGAAGATGATCCTACTGCTGAAAAAGAGGACATCTTAATTTCTGAGCCAGCAATGATTCTTGAAACACTTGATGCAGCGGAAGATGTTTCTGATGCGTCTGATTCTGCTGATTATGTTCCTGAATTACTTCCACCAGATTCAACAGATAGAGAAGAGAGTTCTGTCAATTGGGAGATCAATATTTCTGGGGTGCACCCTCCGTCAGAAGGAAGTAGCAGTGAGCATAGTGGTCTTTCACGTGCACAGAATGGAATAGAAGGAAGTAGTCTATCTATGGTAGATGATAGCTCATCAACATGTTCCACCGAGTCAGTTCCTTGCATTGTGACTAGTCTGCCTCATTATGGCAATTCTCGCAATAATAAAATCCACAAAGATTCAATTGG TGCCAGGAACCATCGACGCAAGATTACTCCTGATACAGCTCATTTGGTCAATGAAGAACTTAGTCAACCATCTGAGAGGGTTCTGAATGGAGTACAGTTGGACGATGCTTCCCAAAGTTCCAAGACATTTGAATCTAATTACAAGGCTCCTGTTCGATCTTTGCCGGATCATGTAATCTTGACTGGCCGAAATGTTGGGAAG GAGGAAGTAAATAGCAATCTTGGTGACAAAAACTCGTGTAGTGTAGAAGTAGATGTTGACCGGACAGTGTATGCCGTGTCACCTCCCAGGAAACCTTCCATAAGCACTCCATCTATTGCTACTTCAAAATTGGAGTCAAAGTTGCAAGTTACAACCAACCCTGTTGTGGCTAAGAAGCGTTCTACAGAGAGTGGAAAACACGTGGACAGAACAAGTAGCATATCAAATTCTGATGAAAGTGTAACCACATCACAGAGTGATACTCAGAAATTTGCAACTCCAAAGCATGCTGAAAATCCTTCAGGAAATCAATTTTCTAATGTAAGCGAAAAAGCTCCTATGCAGCATGTCCGAGTTGCAACTGATAAGCCCTCAATGTCGCAAGTTCCAGTTATGTCCAGGCCCTTGAGCGCTCCTATTTTCCCTGCCCCTAGGCCTGCTGTTCCAGTGGTTTCTGCTGTTCAAACGACTTCCACATTGGCACGTTCAGTTAGTGCAACTGGTAGGCTTGGTCCAGAGGCTACTGCATCTGTAACCCAGAGTTACGTTCCTCAATCCTATCGAAATGCAATAATCGGTAGCCAAGTTACTGGAAATTCATCCGTGTACAGGCAGAATCATTCAGTAAGTTCAGTGACAAATGCACCATTATTTTTACCTCACAGTTCTGACATAGTGGATTCAAATTCAATCAGACCAAGATTTCCATTTGGAACAGTGAATCATCATGACAGATTACAGAATAGACCACCATGGATGGAAAATCCCCAGTTGGATAACAGCAGGAACTTAACTGGAGATCATACTCCGCCACTTAATGAAATGCCACCCTATGATTTGTATGGTCCGGTGCCCAGGAGATCCCAAGACCATCCATCCGAGCTTCCAGCCTCCACATCTGGTCGGCAAAATCATGTGTCTGTCGATGAGTTTCCACACATAGATATCATAAATGAGTTGCTTGATGATGAGCATGGAATCGGGATGGGCTATCAGAGTTTCAAACATGAGCCTCACAGTATAAACCGGCAATTTAGCTTCCCCAGTTACCACCATGGCATGTCAAGCAGCCAGGTCCTATCATCGGGCTTGTGTAGATTTGAGAGGACGCGAAGCTATCTTGATGATGGGTTCCAGCAGGGATATGGTTCGTTCACCCGGAATCAGTATGATCCAATCCAGGATATACGGCTCCATACTGGTCCAAGACCGTATTTAAATGGTCATATTGATGGTTTGACGCCTAATCAGTGGCAAATATCCGGTGAAATGCCCTGCTCAACCATCAGCAATGGAGATATTGATGGTTATCCTTATCAGGTACTGGATTTCCCCAACCACGCCGTTGGTATTAACGGTTATTCGGTTTTCCGGCCTTCAAACGGACTTTGA